Proteins from one Falco naumanni isolate bFalNau1 chromosome 10, bFalNau1.pat, whole genome shotgun sequence genomic window:
- the SERGEF gene encoding secretion-regulating guanine nucleotide exchange factor isoform X3 encodes MEPVLFAWGANSYGQLGLGHKEDVLVPQSLKDVSCKCQDVKSITGGGGHSAVITGSGGLFVCGHNKDGQLGLNHTEDVLCFTLCTALSGFCVKQVACGWDFTIILVGSGLVLSCGSNNFGQLGVPQISGPCLIPQKIESLKEKVVDVAAGLRHALAATESGLVLQWGTGMASQAKRANQGKTLPLFLTAKEPCKVTGLEDVKVKTVAASSYHSVLLTDEGHLYVWGSNKHGQLVSKEIFLTEPKKIETHFFSHEKIGAVWSGWTHLVAQTDTGKVFTWGRADYGQLGRHVVVPDGQEACTASEQHLELLGNVPVSVPCLNGASQIACGSEHNLAVVVLSSVCDCELQ; translated from the exons ATGGAGCCCGTGCTCTTCGCGTGG GGTGCAAACAGCTATGGACAACTTGGTCTTGGTCATAAAGAGGATGTGCTGGTACCTCAGTCACTGAAAGATGTTTCCTGCAAATGTCAAGACGTTAAAAGCATTACTGGAGGAGGGGGACATTCTGCAGTTATCACTG gttcaGGAGGACTCTTTGTATGTGGCCATAACAAAGATGGGCAGTTGGGATTGAATCACACAGAGGATGTACTGTGTTTTACTTTGTGCACTGCCCTGTCTGGCTTTTGTGTAAAACAAGTTGCCTGTGGCTGGGATTTTACAATCATATTAGTAG GATCTGGTCTAGTTCTGTCCTGTGGGTCTAACAATTTTGGACAATTAGGAGTTCCTCAAATTTCAGGTCCGTGCTTGATTCCACAAAAGATTGAG TCTCTCAAAGAGAAGGTGGTGGATGTTGCTGCAGGACTGAGACATGCCCTTGCTGCTACAG AGAGCGGTTTGGTTCTTCAGTGGGGCACTGGCATGGCGTCTCAGGCAAAGCGTGCAAACCAAGGAAAAACCCTCCCTCTGTTCTTGACAGCAAAGGAACCCTGCAAAGTAACAG gCCTGGAAGATGTGAAGGTGAAGACAGTTGCTGCAAGCTCCTATCATTCGGTGTTACTCACAG ATGAAGGACACCTGTATGTCTGGGGTAGCAACAAACATGGGCAGCTAGTGAGCAAAGAGATCTTTCTTACTGAGCCCAAGAAGATTGAGACTCATTTTTTCTCGCATGAAAAGATTGGAGCAGTTTGGAGTGGCTGGACCCACTTGGTGGCGCAAACAG ATACTGGCAAGGTATTCACCTGGGGCAGAGCGGACTATGGGCAACTTGGAAGGCATGTAGTGGTTCCCGATGGGCAGGAGGCATGCACAGCATCTGAACAGCACTTGGAGCTGTTGGGTAACGTCCCTGTTTCAGTGCCTTGCCTAAATGGAGCATCTCAG
- the SERGEF gene encoding secretion-regulating guanine nucleotide exchange factor isoform X5, whose amino-acid sequence MEPVLFAWGANSYGQLGLGHKEDVLVPQSLKDVSCKCQDVKSITGGGGHSAVITGSGGLFVCGHNKDGQLGLNHTEDVLCFTLCTALSGFCVKQVACGWDFTIILVGSGLVLSCGSNNFGQLGVPQISGPCLIPQKIESLKEKVVDVAAGLRHALAATESGLVLQWGTGMASQAKRANQGKTLPLFLTAKEPCKVTGLEDVKVKTVAASSYHSVLLTDEGHLYVWGSNKHGQLVSKEIFLTEPKKIETHFFSHEKIGAVWSGWTHLVAQTDRMWLRA is encoded by the exons ATGGAGCCCGTGCTCTTCGCGTGG GGTGCAAACAGCTATGGACAACTTGGTCTTGGTCATAAAGAGGATGTGCTGGTACCTCAGTCACTGAAAGATGTTTCCTGCAAATGTCAAGACGTTAAAAGCATTACTGGAGGAGGGGGACATTCTGCAGTTATCACTG gttcaGGAGGACTCTTTGTATGTGGCCATAACAAAGATGGGCAGTTGGGATTGAATCACACAGAGGATGTACTGTGTTTTACTTTGTGCACTGCCCTGTCTGGCTTTTGTGTAAAACAAGTTGCCTGTGGCTGGGATTTTACAATCATATTAGTAG GATCTGGTCTAGTTCTGTCCTGTGGGTCTAACAATTTTGGACAATTAGGAGTTCCTCAAATTTCAGGTCCGTGCTTGATTCCACAAAAGATTGAG TCTCTCAAAGAGAAGGTGGTGGATGTTGCTGCAGGACTGAGACATGCCCTTGCTGCTACAG AGAGCGGTTTGGTTCTTCAGTGGGGCACTGGCATGGCGTCTCAGGCAAAGCGTGCAAACCAAGGAAAAACCCTCCCTCTGTTCTTGACAGCAAAGGAACCCTGCAAAGTAACAG gCCTGGAAGATGTGAAGGTGAAGACAGTTGCTGCAAGCTCCTATCATTCGGTGTTACTCACAG ATGAAGGACACCTGTATGTCTGGGGTAGCAACAAACATGGGCAGCTAGTGAGCAAAGAGATCTTTCTTACTGAGCCCAAGAAGATTGAGACTCATTTTTTCTCGCATGAAAAGATTGGAGCAGTTTGGAGTGGCTGGACCCACTTGGTGGCGCAAACAG